Proteins encoded by one window of Cylindrospermum stagnale PCC 7417:
- a CDS encoding AAA family ATPase, with the protein MITIPGYQIHKKIHESANSRVYRGISERDILPVIFKILKKQYPTPEEITRYKLEYEITHSLSLEGVIKSYDLQQYQSTFIIILEDFGGKSLAKIIAKNRFTLRDFLKLAVQITKSLSDIHSAKIIHKDINPSNIVFNPKTQQLKIIDFGISTSLSRETLTLKSPTVLEGTLAYISPEQTGRMNRTLDYRTDFYSLGVTFYQLLTYRLPFESRDSLELIHHHLALEAIPPHFIDPEIPVMVSEIILKLLAKTAEDRYQSAGGIINDLEQCLIQLQQTGRIESFTLAQQDISDQFYIPEKLYGRKKEVETLLAAFDRVAGKDDAKMGRCKDLESENVPVSSSLVEMMLVAGYSGIGKSVLVQEIYKPITQQRGYFVSGKFDQYQRDIPYFAIAQALESLIKQLLSEDEARLSQWREKLLVALGSNSQVITQVIPALELIVGNQPEVPVLPPTEAQNRFNQVFQNFIRVFTQSEHPLVIFLDDLQWADHASLKLIQLLATTEKQSLLLIGAYRDNEVNAAHPLIQTVEEIRQGGGVVNQLSLAALNLPDINQLIADTLHCQPEDSLLLAELVQLKTGGNPFFMNEFLKSLYTEGLLKFERQTKKWQWSIEQIQNQGITDNVVDLMASKIQKLNEQTQQVLSLSACIGNSFNLETLAYAAELSQRETAQILGVAIAQGLILPMNNAHKSVVFDVPLPGSPTIEYKFVHDRIQQAAYSLLPQAEQIKTHWQVGQCLLQMTSPEQLEYKIFDITNQLNLGKKLIKTQSEQDNLSRLNLMAGEKAKASAAYEAAWRYLQTGLDLLTTDSWQTNYDLTLTLYSATAEAAYLSGNFEQVEQLCQEVLNHAKTLLASLKVYDVKIQTYVAQSKLLEAIQIGLHLLEKLGIYLPIQPTFEDVQQAISETASKLANRPIEDLVNLPIMSEPEVLAAMQLLASMCASAYLAVPPLFLLTVLKMVDLLVEYGNMMLAPFAYAAYGIILCGVVFEIDAGYQFGQLALSLLERLDAKPIQARTLFPVSDQINVWRKHLRESLKPLQDCYHVGIEQGDLEFAGYAAMHFCSYAFAVGQPLSELQLHLTSYAQAVKQIKHSSGIHFIDICWQTVLNLIQAVPAPSILSGRAYEEATRLPQMQQSNFHGGLFYFYLNKLFLCYLFDDGKGAIANAVLAQEYMRAMTGSALVAIFRFYDSLSRLAVYADTDPSKQSELLQQVAENQAKMQNWAHHAPMNYLHKWHLVEAERYRVLGEVAAAMDAYDRAIALARENEYLQEEALANELAAKFHLAKNRITIAKAYLQEARYGYLRWGATAKVQDLERRYPQLLELQFEKTSTGKVDTRQSATTKLAALDLETVLKASVAIASEILLDKLLAKLMTILIENAGAQTGYLILPTQDEWRIEAIGSIGDQKIAVLQSIPLDLISTDGNTYLPTALINYVARTQESIILDNAAQSGNFQSDPWIVQHQSKSILCAPLLNQGKLTGIVFLENNLTTNAFTQERIEILRLLSSRAAISIDNARLLKHQEELNASLRAEIAERQRAEKDRDRMIAILEACTDHIGMATPEGNVFWNNAQAKKLAGIPLDADLSNTIISQYHPQWALEIVQNQGIPAAIRDGTWVGETALLSSDGREIPVSQMIIAHKTRDGSVEYFSTIMRDISTLKAVEAEVLQLNAELEERVMERTAQLQSANKALETFSYSVSHDLRAPLRAIDGFSRIIQEDYSEQLDAEANRYLKVVRDNAKRMGELIDDLLNLSRLDRKEISKQPVFVNELIQQVLRDLTPEWSGRQIEFAIADLPICQADFSLLTQVWVNLLSNAIKYTRYKSVAHIEVGYQVMDGEFVYFVRDNGSGFDMQYADNLFGVFQRLHREQEFEGTGIGLAIVQRIIQRHGGRIWAKAAVDQGATFYFTLPNRITND; encoded by the coding sequence ATGATTACAATTCCGGGTTATCAAATTCATAAAAAAATCCACGAAAGTGCTAATTCACGGGTTTATCGGGGAATTTCTGAACGGGATATTTTGCCTGTAATCTTCAAGATTTTGAAGAAACAATACCCTACACCAGAGGAAATTACCCGATATAAACTCGAATACGAAATTACACACAGCTTGTCACTGGAAGGTGTGATTAAATCTTACGATTTGCAGCAATATCAAAGTACTTTTATCATCATTTTGGAGGATTTTGGTGGTAAATCCCTAGCAAAGATCATAGCTAAAAACAGGTTTACTTTAAGAGACTTTCTCAAGTTAGCTGTTCAAATAACTAAAAGTTTAAGTGATATTCATAGCGCAAAAATAATTCATAAGGATATTAATCCATCCAATATTGTTTTTAATCCAAAAACACAACAACTTAAAATTATTGACTTTGGTATTTCAACTTCCCTATCGCGGGAGACCTTAACTCTCAAAAGTCCAACAGTATTAGAGGGAACACTGGCTTACATATCTCCAGAGCAAACAGGCAGGATGAATCGTACTCTGGACTATCGAACTGATTTTTACTCTTTGGGTGTGACCTTTTATCAATTGTTAACCTATCGACTGCCATTTGAATCGAGGGATTCCCTAGAGTTAATTCATCATCATCTGGCTCTAGAAGCGATTCCACCGCATTTTATCGATCCAGAAATTCCTGTGATGGTTTCAGAAATTATCCTGAAACTATTAGCTAAAACAGCGGAGGATAGGTATCAAAGTGCTGGGGGAATTATAAATGATTTAGAACAATGTCTGATTCAGTTACAACAAACAGGACGAATAGAGTCTTTTACCTTAGCACAACAAGATATTTCCGATCAGTTTTATATCCCTGAAAAACTTTATGGCAGAAAAAAGGAGGTTGAGACCTTATTAGCAGCGTTTGACAGAGTAGCAGGTAAAGATGACGCAAAGATGGGAAGATGCAAAGACCTAGAGAGTGAAAATGTCCCCGTGTCTTCTTCTCTAGTCGAGATGATGCTCGTTGCTGGGTATTCTGGTATTGGCAAATCAGTATTGGTGCAGGAAATTTATAAGCCGATTACACAGCAACGGGGCTATTTTGTTTCGGGCAAATTTGACCAGTATCAGCGTGATATCCCTTACTTTGCGATCGCCCAAGCATTGGAATCGCTGATCAAACAATTATTGAGTGAAGATGAAGCACGGTTGAGTCAGTGGCGAGAAAAACTCTTAGTGGCACTGGGATCTAACAGTCAAGTGATTACTCAGGTAATTCCAGCATTAGAATTGATTGTGGGAAATCAACCAGAAGTACCTGTTCTACCGCCGACGGAAGCCCAAAATCGCTTTAATCAAGTCTTCCAAAATTTCATTCGCGTCTTTACTCAGTCAGAACACCCACTCGTCATCTTTTTGGATGATCTTCAGTGGGCAGATCATGCCTCCCTGAAGCTGATTCAACTGTTAGCTACCACTGAAAAACAATCGTTGTTGTTGATCGGGGCATACCGGGATAACGAGGTAAATGCAGCTCATCCCCTGATCCAAACGGTGGAGGAAATCCGGCAGGGTGGAGGAGTGGTGAACCAACTTTCTCTGGCAGCATTGAACTTACCTGATATCAATCAGCTGATTGCCGATACATTGCACTGCCAACCAGAGGATTCCCTGCTCTTAGCCGAACTGGTGCAACTAAAAACTGGTGGCAATCCCTTTTTCATGAATGAATTTTTGAAATCTCTCTACACCGAAGGGCTACTGAAATTCGAGCGCCAAACCAAAAAATGGCAATGGTCGATAGAGCAAATTCAGAATCAGGGCATTACTGATAATGTTGTCGATTTGATGGCCAGCAAGATTCAGAAACTCAATGAACAGACGCAGCAAGTGTTGAGCCTATCTGCCTGTATCGGCAACTCTTTTAATTTAGAAACCCTAGCTTATGCCGCTGAACTATCCCAACGAGAAACCGCCCAGATTTTGGGAGTTGCGATCGCTCAAGGGTTGATTCTGCCCATGAACAATGCCCACAAATCAGTAGTCTTCGATGTGCCACTCCCTGGCAGCCCGACAATTGAATATAAATTTGTTCACGATCGCATTCAACAAGCAGCTTATTCTCTGCTTCCGCAAGCCGAGCAAATCAAAACCCATTGGCAAGTGGGACAGTGTTTATTGCAAATGACTTCCCCCGAACAGTTAGAATACAAAATTTTTGATATCACCAACCAACTAAACCTGGGCAAAAAACTGATAAAAACTCAATCTGAGCAGGATAATTTGTCTCGGTTAAACCTAATGGCAGGGGAAAAAGCCAAGGCATCAGCTGCTTATGAAGCTGCCTGGCGATATTTGCAAACTGGTTTGGATCTGCTGACAACAGATAGCTGGCAAACTAACTATGATCTTACCCTTACACTGTATAGTGCCACGGCAGAAGCCGCCTATCTTAGCGGTAATTTCGAGCAAGTAGAGCAACTGTGCCAAGAGGTACTTAATCATGCCAAAACCCTACTAGCCAGCTTAAAAGTCTACGATGTCAAAATTCAGACTTATGTTGCTCAAAGTAAATTGCTAGAGGCGATTCAGATTGGTTTACACTTACTGGAAAAATTAGGAATTTATCTCCCCATCCAGCCAACCTTTGAGGATGTTCAACAAGCAATCTCGGAAACTGCCTCAAAGTTAGCAAACAGACCCATTGAAGATTTGGTTAACTTGCCAATCATGTCTGAGCCAGAGGTGCTGGCAGCAATGCAGCTGTTGGCAAGTATGTGTGCATCAGCTTATTTGGCAGTACCTCCCCTATTTCTGCTGACTGTACTCAAGATGGTGGATTTGCTGGTTGAGTACGGAAATATGATGTTGGCTCCCTTTGCCTATGCCGCCTATGGGATTATTCTCTGTGGAGTTGTATTTGAGATTGATGCCGGGTATCAATTTGGTCAACTGGCCTTAAGTCTGCTGGAGCGCTTAGATGCCAAACCCATTCAAGCCAGAACCTTATTCCCGGTTAGTGACCAGATTAATGTTTGGAGGAAACACTTGAGAGAAAGTCTCAAGCCACTTCAGGATTGCTATCACGTTGGTATTGAGCAGGGCGATTTAGAGTTTGCTGGCTACGCTGCCATGCATTTCTGTAGTTATGCATTTGCAGTAGGTCAACCCCTGTCTGAACTACAACTTCATCTGACCAGTTATGCCCAGGCAGTGAAACAAATCAAGCATTCATCTGGCATTCATTTTATAGATATTTGCTGGCAAACTGTTTTGAACTTGATTCAGGCGGTTCCTGCACCTAGTATTTTATCGGGTCGAGCTTATGAAGAAGCAACCCGGCTACCCCAGATGCAACAAAGCAATTTTCATGGAGGTTTGTTCTATTTTTACCTGAATAAATTATTTCTGTGTTACCTGTTTGACGATGGAAAGGGGGCGATTGCAAATGCTGTTCTCGCACAAGAGTATATGCGTGCCATGACCGGCTCGGCGTTGGTTGCTATATTTCGGTTCTACGATTCTCTATCTCGACTGGCGGTGTATGCAGACACAGATCCCTCAAAACAGTCAGAGTTGCTGCAACAGGTAGCAGAAAATCAGGCAAAAATGCAAAATTGGGCGCACCATGCCCCAATGAATTATCTACACAAGTGGCACTTGGTAGAAGCAGAACGGTATCGGGTTTTGGGTGAGGTAGCGGCAGCAATGGATGCCTACGATCGCGCGATCGCTCTGGCAAGAGAAAACGAATACCTGCAAGAAGAGGCTTTAGCCAACGAACTGGCAGCAAAGTTTCATTTGGCAAAAAACCGGATAACAATCGCTAAAGCCTATCTGCAAGAGGCAAGGTATGGTTATTTAAGGTGGGGGGCAACGGCTAAAGTTCAGGATTTGGAAAGACGCTATCCCCAATTGCTAGAACTGCAATTTGAAAAAACCAGCACAGGTAAAGTTGACACTAGACAGTCGGCTACAACTAAGTTAGCAGCACTTGACCTAGAAACAGTGTTGAAAGCTTCCGTTGCGATCGCCAGTGAAATTTTGTTAGATAAACTGCTGGCAAAACTGATGACGATCTTAATTGAGAATGCCGGGGCGCAAACGGGTTATCTGATTTTACCAACACAAGACGAATGGCGGATTGAAGCAATCGGGTCGATAGGTGATCAGAAAATAGCTGTTTTGCAATCAATTCCCCTGGACTTAATCTCAACAGACGGCAATACTTACTTGCCAACTGCCCTGATTAATTACGTTGCTCGCACCCAAGAAAGCATCATCCTCGACAATGCTGCTCAATCCGGCAACTTTCAATCTGACCCTTGGATTGTGCAGCACCAATCGAAATCGATTCTTTGTGCGCCCCTGTTGAACCAGGGAAAACTGACTGGAATTGTCTTTTTAGAAAACAATCTCACCACTAATGCATTTACGCAAGAGCGAATTGAAATCCTGCGTTTACTTTCTAGTCGGGCAGCTATTTCTATTGACAATGCTCGTCTATTAAAGCATCAGGAAGAACTGAATGCCTCTTTAAGGGCGGAAATTGCCGAACGCCAAAGGGCAGAGAAAGACCGCGATCGCATGATTGCCATCCTGGAAGCATGCACCGATCATATTGGTATGGCTACCCCCGAAGGGAATGTTTTCTGGAATAACGCTCAAGCCAAGAAACTGGCAGGCATACCGCTGGATGCAGACCTCTCTAACACGATTATCTCCCAATACCATCCCCAATGGGCATTAGAAATTGTCCAAAATCAAGGCATTCCGGCAGCTATTCGAGATGGTACCTGGGTTGGTGAAACCGCTTTGTTGAGCAGTGATGGCAGAGAAATTCCGGTTTCGCAAATGATCATTGCTCACAAAACCAGGGATGGCAGTGTGGAATATTTTTCTACTATTATGCGGGATATCAGCACCCTCAAAGCGGTAGAGGCAGAAGTCCTACAACTTAATGCAGAATTGGAAGAACGGGTAATGGAGCGGACTGCCCAATTACAGTCTGCTAACAAAGCATTGGAGACTTTTTCCTACTCTGTTTCCCATGATTTGCGAGCGCCTTTACGGGCGATTGATGGCTTTTCGAGAATAATCCAAGAAGACTACAGTGAGCAACTTGATGCCGAAGCCAATCGTTACTTAAAAGTTGTCCGGGATAATGCTAAACGCATGGGTGAGTTGATTGATGATTTGTTGAATTTATCCCGTTTGGATCGCAAGGAAATATCTAAGCAGCCTGTGTTTGTCAATGAGTTGATTCAACAGGTGCTGCGTGATTTGACCCCAGAATGGTCAGGTCGTCAGATTGAATTTGCGATCGCTGATTTACCCATCTGTCAAGCTGATTTTTCCCTTTTAACACAAGTCTGGGTCAACCTGTTATCGAATGCAATCAAGTACACCCGCTACAAATCAGTTGCCCATATTGAAGTGGGTTATCAGGTTATGGATGGTGAATTTGTGTACTTTGTCAGAGATAATGGCTCAGGATTTGATATGCAGTATGCCGATAATCTGTTTGGAGTATTCCAACGTCTGCACCGCGAGCAAGAATTTGAAGGTACAGGTATTGGACTAGCGATCGTCCAACGGATTATTCAACGTCACGGTGGGCGCATTTGGGCTAAAGCAGCGGTCGATCAAGGCGCAACCTTTTATTTCACCCTTCCGAATAGGATAACCAATGACTGA